The Sulfurimonas lithotrophica genome includes a region encoding these proteins:
- a CDS encoding PAS domain-containing protein, whose translation MKFFAKSLLNFDSVNKLNKELEEKNKELKKLTQRLDYALKGSTDGLWDWNIKTSEVYFSPQWKSMLGFSEDEISGSLKEWEDRIHPDDIKNVYKDLQKHMDAKSDRYVNEHRVLCKDGSYKWILDRGKIVEYDEDGKPSRMTGTHTDISKQKKFAQELNNQNIKLEILTKEQNSLLSLFDKGDLTLFKWNNDAKWSIEYVSGNVSKLMGYTKDEFLYSNVVYSSCIHPDDLSYVFEEVQDAIKNNMDFFKHNPYRVVTKNGDIKWVLDYTVTQKNKDGQITHFIGYISDVTEQKNTEDNFRNYMVLASDAIHVLNEKGDVVECSHSFANMLGYTYEEALRLNVKDWDINFKNDELVARIKQFMSDPQTFDTKQKRKDGVEIDVQINAKGIDINGKKYLYASARDISERKKHEQEIIIAKEVAEEANRSKSEFLANMSHEIRTPMTGILGFVEHLSKSEHNSERIKEFEAIKNSGETLLHIINDILDFSKIESGKMDIEFHPYNIQNLIDNTKAIFDELVKDKKIHFEKNIDKNLPECIIMDETRLKQIIFNLLSNAIKFTSQEGSVKLHIKYLQEKNMMYFSVSDTGIGVAKENVEKIFEAFGQEDTSTTRRFGGTGLGLSISHKLVGMMGGELKVESKLGKGSKFYFELPVTVCEKQSQFEKDSSTNMSKTQNFSGHILVVEDNKTNQMLMSMILDDFGITYDIANDGVEAIKCYQKNSYDIILMDENMPNMNGIEATRQIRILEMEKNLDSTPIIAVTANAMTDDRQRFIDAKMDDYISKPYTEKDIKTVLEKYLI comes from the coding sequence ATGAAATTTTTTGCTAAAAGTTTGTTGAATTTTGATTCTGTTAATAAGCTCAACAAAGAATTGGAAGAAAAAAATAAAGAATTAAAAAAACTTACACAACGACTTGATTATGCTTTAAAAGGTAGTACAGACGGTTTGTGGGATTGGAATATAAAAACTTCCGAAGTTTATTTCTCGCCACAATGGAAAAGTATGCTCGGTTTTTCAGAAGATGAAATAAGCGGATCTCTAAAAGAATGGGAAGATCGTATTCATCCTGATGATATAAAAAACGTATATAAAGATTTACAAAAGCATATGGATGCCAAGTCGGATCGTTATGTGAATGAGCATCGAGTATTATGTAAAGACGGCAGTTACAAGTGGATTCTTGACCGTGGTAAAATAGTCGAATATGACGAAGACGGAAAACCATCCCGTATGACCGGTACTCATACCGATATCTCCAAACAAAAGAAATTCGCACAAGAGCTAAACAACCAAAATATTAAACTTGAAATACTAACTAAAGAACAAAATAGCCTACTTTCCCTTTTTGATAAAGGGGATTTAACACTTTTTAAATGGAATAACGATGCAAAATGGAGTATAGAATATGTATCAGGAAACGTAAGTAAACTTATGGGATATACAAAAGATGAGTTTTTATACTCTAACGTCGTATATTCTTCGTGCATCCATCCCGATGATTTGTCATATGTTTTTGAAGAAGTTCAAGATGCTATAAAAAATAATATGGATTTTTTTAAACATAATCCGTATCGTGTCGTAACCAAAAACGGTGATATTAAGTGGGTACTTGATTATACCGTTACACAAAAAAATAAAGATGGACAAATCACACATTTTATAGGTTATATTTCAGATGTTACCGAGCAGAAAAATACCGAAGATAATTTTAGAAACTATATGGTTTTAGCATCTGATGCTATACATGTATTGAATGAAAAAGGAGATGTTGTTGAATGTAGTCACTCTTTTGCAAATATGCTTGGTTATACATATGAAGAGGCACTGAGACTAAATGTAAAAGACTGGGATATTAATTTTAAAAATGATGAATTAGTAGCTAGAATAAAACAGTTTATGAGTGACCCTCAAACTTTCGATACTAAACAAAAGCGAAAAGACGGTGTAGAAATAGATGTACAAATAAATGCAAAAGGTATTGATATTAACGGCAAAAAGTATTTATATGCATCTGCACGCGATATTTCCGAACGTAAAAAACATGAACAAGAGATTATCATAGCCAAAGAAGTCGCCGAAGAAGCAAACCGCTCAAAGTCCGAATTTTTAGCAAATATGTCCCATGAGATACGCACCCCTATGACAGGGATACTAGGTTTTGTAGAGCATCTCTCAAAATCAGAACATAATTCTGAACGCATTAAAGAGTTTGAAGCAATTAAAAATTCCGGAGAAACTTTACTGCATATTATAAACGATATCCTTGATTTTTCTAAAATAGAAAGCGGAAAAATGGATATTGAATTTCATCCTTATAATATTCAAAACCTAATTGATAATACCAAAGCCATATTCGATGAACTGGTAAAAGATAAAAAAATTCACTTTGAAAAAAATATAGATAAAAATCTTCCCGAATGTATCATAATGGATGAGACACGGCTTAAACAGATTATTTTTAATTTGCTTAGCAATGCAATTAAGTTTACATCCCAAGAAGGAAGTGTAAAACTTCATATAAAATATTTGCAAGAGAAAAACATGATGTACTTCAGCGTAAGTGATACCGGAATAGGTGTTGCCAAAGAGAACGTCGAAAAGATATTTGAAGCTTTCGGACAAGAAGATACATCTACAACAAGACGTTTCGGCGGAACCGGACTCGGTCTGTCAATCTCTCATAAACTAGTAGGTATGATGGGAGGAGAACTAAAAGTAGAGAGTAAATTAGGTAAAGGAAGTAAATTTTATTTTGAACTGCCTGTAACGGTATGTGAAAAACAAAGTCAATTTGAAAAAGATAGTTCGACAAATATGTCAAAGACTCAAAACTTCTCAGGACATATACTGGTAGTTGAGGATAATAAAACAAACCAAATGCTTATGAGTATGATTTTAGATGATTTTGGTATAACGTATGATATTGCAAATGACGGAGTTGAAGCAATAAAGTGTTACCAAAAAAATTCATACGATATAATTTTAATGGATGAAAATATGCCGAATATGAACGGTATAGAAGCAACTAGGCAGATTCGGATTTTAGAGATGGAGAAAAACCTAGACTCAACGCCTATTATTGCTGTAACGGCTAATGCCATGACTGATGACAGACAACGTTTTATAGATGCAAAAATGGATGATTATATCAGTAAGCCGTACACGGAAAAAGATATTAAAACTGTTTTGGAAAAGTATTTGATTTAA
- the rpsR gene encoding 30S ribosomal protein S18, which translates to MAERRKYKKRYCKYCEAKVDFIDYKDVAGLRFSLSERYKIMPRRLTGNCKRHQDMVATVIKRARAAALVPYTVTRKTVVTAPFENLK; encoded by the coding sequence ATGGCAGAAAGAAGAAAATACAAAAAAAGATATTGTAAATACTGTGAAGCAAAAGTTGACTTCATAGATTATAAAGATGTAGCAGGATTGCGTTTTTCATTATCTGAGAGATACAAAATCATGCCTCGTCGTTTAACAGGTAACTGCAAACGTCACCAAGATATGGTAGCTACAGTAATCAAAAGAGCTCGTGCGGCAGCACTTGTTCCATATACGGTAACTCGTAAAACAGTTGTAACTGCACCGTTTGAGAACTTAAAATAA
- a CDS encoding single-stranded DNA-binding protein, which produces MFNKVILVGNLTRDIELRYSQSGMGIANTAIATSRKYTSNGEKKEEVCFVDITFFARSAEIANQYLRKGSKILVEGRLNFDQWVDQNGQKRSKHSVVVETMQMLDSKGDNPSANAYPQDNATQPQTYAQPAQQQQSYQAPQQQQQQNYNKPPQQQQSYGQQQQQPYGQPAQQMPNAHQVPEIDIDEDEIPF; this is translated from the coding sequence ATGTTTAACAAAGTTATTTTAGTAGGAAACTTAACACGCGATATTGAACTTAGATACTCTCAGAGCGGTATGGGTATTGCAAACACTGCAATAGCTACTTCTCGCAAATATACTAGTAACGGCGAAAAAAAAGAAGAGGTTTGTTTTGTAGACATCACTTTTTTTGCACGTTCGGCTGAAATAGCTAATCAATATCTTCGCAAAGGAAGTAAAATTCTTGTTGAGGGCAGACTTAACTTTGACCAGTGGGTTGATCAAAACGGACAAAAAAGAAGCAAGCACTCTGTTGTAGTTGAAACTATGCAGATGCTAGATAGCAAAGGTGACAATCCTTCGGCAAATGCATATCCACAAGATAATGCAACACAACCGCAGACATATGCTCAACCTGCACAACAACAACAAAGCTATCAAGCACCACAACAGCAGCAACAACAAAACTACAACAAACCGCCACAGCAACAACAAAGCTATGGGCAGCAGCAACAACAGCCATATGGGCAGCCTGCACAACAGATGCCAAATGCTCATCAAGTCCCTGAGATCGACATCGATGAAGATGAGATTCCGTTTTAG
- the rpsF gene encoding 30S ribosomal protein S6, whose protein sequence is MRNYENLVIVKPTLTAEEIQESLKAVQEVITSNGGEIATTDDMGMRKLAYPIEKQERGFYQVIYYSAEPSSISEIERRFRLNEDLLRFVTIKYDTNREVAAWNEMVKKAQTKASAPKAEEAPKAEETEAAAE, encoded by the coding sequence ATGAGAAATTACGAAAACTTAGTAATCGTAAAACCGACATTAACAGCAGAAGAGATTCAAGAAAGCTTAAAAGCCGTCCAGGAAGTTATTACTTCAAACGGTGGCGAAATAGCTACAACTGATGATATGGGAATGAGAAAATTAGCATACCCGATTGAAAAACAAGAACGTGGATTTTACCAGGTTATTTATTACTCGGCAGAGCCTTCGTCAATCTCTGAAATCGAAAGAAGATTTCGTTTAAATGAAGATTTACTTCGTTTTGTTACTATCAAGTATGATACTAACCGTGAAGTAGCTGCATGGAACGAAATGGTTAAAAAAGCTCAGACTAAAGCAAGTGCACCTAAAGCAGAAGAAGCACCTAAAGCTGAAGAAACTGAAGCGGCAGCAGAGTAA
- a CDS encoding divergent polysaccharide deacetylase family protein, with amino-acid sequence MTKRKHKKSKTKSHFLTYIAWTLAFVTVILASLAIGYYVGFSDAQAQTKKQLSQKEKKRLALLKKLDEANVKEGTKSVNERLKEVLKNVQNIDATHEYDSDELAKPPVRKKIIATTQKPKLAIILDDVSVRTQVDAIKNLNLPLTMSFLPPSKARPNSARLAKKEPFYMVHLPMEAMSFTKEEPFTLRVDDSQSKISNRIQKVKELFPRVKYINNHTGSKFTSDERAVNKLVYELKKRNIYFVDSRTIADTKVPKVMKNYGLKYVGRDVFLDHHSDKKYVKGQIKEAIRIAKEHGTAIAIGHPHKNTLLAISESKALFKDVELVLIDKVY; translated from the coding sequence ATGACAAAAAGAAAACACAAAAAAAGTAAAACAAAATCACATTTTCTTACCTATATAGCATGGACCTTGGCTTTTGTAACCGTTATTTTAGCTTCACTGGCAATAGGTTACTACGTAGGTTTTAGCGACGCACAAGCCCAAACAAAAAAACAGCTTTCGCAAAAAGAAAAAAAACGTTTGGCTCTTTTAAAAAAACTTGACGAAGCAAATGTAAAAGAGGGTACAAAAAGTGTAAACGAGAGGTTGAAAGAGGTTTTAAAAAATGTACAAAATATAGATGCTACACATGAATACGATTCAGATGAACTTGCCAAACCCCCTGTAAGAAAAAAAATTATAGCTACTACGCAAAAACCAAAACTTGCGATTATATTGGATGACGTTTCGGTTAGAACTCAAGTAGATGCTATAAAAAACTTGAACTTGCCTCTAACTATGAGTTTTTTACCTCCTTCAAAGGCAAGACCAAATTCGGCAAGGTTAGCTAAAAAAGAGCCGTTTTATATGGTGCATCTGCCGATGGAAGCAATGAGTTTTACAAAAGAGGAACCTTTTACCTTGCGAGTTGATGATTCACAGTCTAAAATTTCTAATAGAATCCAAAAAGTAAAAGAACTTTTTCCTAGGGTAAAATATATAAATAATCATACGGGAAGCAAGTTTACTTCGGATGAAAGAGCCGTAAATAAGCTTGTTTATGAACTTAAAAAAAGAAATATATACTTTGTAGATTCACGTACAATAGCAGATACTAAAGTTCCTAAAGTTATGAAAAATTACGGTTTAAAATATGTAGGTCGTGATGTCTTCTTAGATCACCATTCAGACAAAAAATATGTAAAAGGTCAAATCAAAGAAGCGATAAGAATAGCAAAAGAACACGGAACGGCAATAGCAATAGGTCATCCACATAAAAATACTCTCTTAGCAATATCTGAATCAAAAGCACTTTTTAAAGACGTAGAACTGGTTTTGATTGACAAGGTGTATTGA
- a CDS encoding DNA-processing protein DprA, whose translation MQLVKGVVKELQSMKKYPKELFYDGDLELLKKTKVSIVGSRRPSKYSKTQINSLASKLSDIGVCVVSGGAMGIDAVSHQGAGAQNTISVLPCGIDVRYPSVNKNLLDSIAKEGLLLSQFVLGEKARPYSFVLRNEIVVALGDVLIVGEADEGSGTMRSVEFALEMGKDIYVLSHRIGESKATNKLVQEGKAKAITDIDEFVYSLYPDAQNSAHSNTDEFLEYCASNPNYEEAVAKFPTRIFESELSGEILIKDGRILLN comes from the coding sequence TTGCAGTTAGTTAAGGGAGTCGTAAAAGAGTTACAAAGTATGAAAAAATACCCAAAGGAACTCTTTTATGATGGAGACCTTGAACTGCTAAAAAAAACTAAAGTCTCAATCGTAGGAAGCAGACGACCTTCTAAATATTCAAAAACTCAAATTAACTCTCTTGCTTCTAAACTTTCAGATATCGGTGTATGTGTTGTAAGTGGCGGTGCTATGGGTATAGATGCCGTGTCTCATCAAGGTGCGGGTGCACAAAATACAATCTCTGTTTTACCGTGCGGAATAGACGTAAGATATCCAAGCGTAAATAAAAATCTTTTAGACTCTATAGCTAAAGAGGGATTGCTTTTATCGCAGTTTGTGTTAGGTGAAAAAGCACGCCCGTATAGCTTTGTTTTAAGAAACGAAATAGTTGTAGCACTAGGCGATGTTTTGATAGTAGGTGAAGCGGATGAGGGTAGTGGAACTATGAGAAGTGTCGAGTTTGCTTTGGAGATGGGAAAAGATATATATGTACTCTCACACAGAATAGGGGAGAGTAAAGCTACAAATAAACTCGTACAAGAGGGCAAGGCAAAAGCTATAACAGATATAGATGAATTTGTTTATTCTTTATATCCTGATGCACAAAATAGTGCTCATTCAAATACAGATGAGTTTTTAGAGTATTGTGCTAGTAACCCAAACTATGAAGAAGCTGTAGCAAAGTTTCCAACTCGTATTTTCGAATCGGAACTATCAGGAGAGATTCTTATAAAAGACGGTAGGATACTGCTTAATTAA
- the queA gene encoding tRNA preQ1(34) S-adenosylmethionine ribosyltransferase-isomerase QueA, translated as MDPLLTSSYDFYLPDELIASHPANPRDHAKLLVYNRKTDKIIHTYFYELEKYIPKNCALIFNDTKVIKARLYGHKPSGGKIELLINRPLDAYNINVYIRGKVKAQTEILFDNDLVAKVIKLEDDGSRVVEFYQNYIKLRFEDLLPIIDKIGHVPLPPYINRKDDKSDEDEYQSVFASNEGAVAAPTASLHFTPEQHKRICKKHKYAYVTLHVGSGTFKPVDVDVITQHPMHSEYYDISDAAKEILDSDIPVLSVGTTSTRTIEFYAKHGKIQRGEANLFLHPNNKPSRVNHLLTNFHLPKSTLLMLVASFVGVEKTQELYAEAIKEKYRFYSYGDAMLIL; from the coding sequence ATAGACCCGCTTTTAACCTCCAGCTATGATTTTTATCTACCTGATGAACTCATAGCAAGCCATCCCGCAAACCCGAGAGACCATGCAAAACTTTTAGTATATAACAGAAAAACAGATAAAATAATCCATACATACTTTTATGAACTCGAAAAATATATTCCAAAAAACTGTGCACTTATATTTAACGATACAAAAGTAATAAAAGCAAGACTATACGGTCATAAACCAAGCGGAGGTAAGATAGAACTTCTTATAAACCGTCCGTTAGATGCATATAATATAAACGTATATATTCGTGGAAAAGTAAAAGCCCAAACAGAGATTTTATTCGATAATGATTTAGTTGCAAAAGTTATAAAATTAGAGGATGACGGAAGTCGTGTGGTTGAGTTTTACCAAAACTATATAAAGCTAAGATTTGAGGATTTACTTCCTATAATAGATAAAATAGGTCATGTCCCGCTACCGCCTTATATAAACCGAAAAGATGATAAAAGCGATGAAGATGAATATCAAAGTGTATTTGCGTCTAATGAGGGTGCGGTTGCAGCTCCTACGGCATCACTTCATTTTACACCCGAACAACATAAGCGTATATGTAAAAAGCATAAATATGCATATGTGACTCTTCATGTAGGTAGTGGAACTTTCAAACCCGTAGATGTAGATGTGATAACACAGCATCCGATGCACTCGGAGTATTATGATATTTCAGATGCGGCTAAAGAGATATTAGATTCGGATATACCGGTTTTAAGTGTAGGAACCACCTCTACTCGTACAATCGAGTTTTATGCCAAGCACGGAAAAATTCAAAGAGGTGAAGCAAATCTATTTTTGCATCCGAACAATAAACCAAGTCGAGTTAATCATCTGCTTACTAATTTTCACCTGCCAAAATCAACACTGTTGATGCTTGTAGCTTCATTTGTTGGAGTTGAAAAAACACAAGAATTATATGCTGAAGCTATAAAAGAAAAATATCGTTTTTACTCTTACGGCGATGCTATGTTGATTTTATAA
- the tatC gene encoding twin-arginine translocase subunit TatC: protein MFDDLKPHLVELRKRLAISVGSLIVMFFVMFYFHEPILNWMIEPLNQALIEVGKKSVHAADGMVTTTQVGGAFFVALKVAFFAAIFGALPIILSQIWMFIAPGLYANEKKMIIPFIFGGTSMFAVGVLFAYYVVTPFGFDFLITFGSFKFTPLINIEDYVGFFTKIMFGFGLAFELPIFAYFLALLGMINDRQMAEFFKYAIVIIFIVAALLTPPDVLTQLLMAGPLIILYGFSILIVRLVNPAPKEEENEDEGEDDESLSEILGLEDKK, encoded by the coding sequence ATGTTTGATGATTTAAAACCTCACTTGGTTGAGCTTAGAAAAAGACTTGCAATATCCGTAGGTAGCTTAATAGTTATGTTTTTTGTAATGTTTTATTTCCATGAACCGATTTTAAATTGGATGATAGAACCGCTAAACCAAGCACTTATAGAAGTCGGGAAAAAATCGGTTCACGCAGCTGATGGTATGGTTACGACTACTCAAGTTGGAGGAGCTTTTTTTGTAGCACTCAAAGTAGCATTTTTTGCGGCAATTTTTGGAGCACTACCGATAATCTTATCTCAAATTTGGATGTTTATAGCGCCGGGTCTTTATGCAAATGAAAAAAAGATGATTATTCCGTTCATATTTGGCGGGACAAGCATGTTTGCCGTTGGTGTTTTATTTGCCTACTATGTAGTTACTCCCTTTGGATTTGACTTCTTAATCACCTTTGGTTCTTTTAAATTTACTCCGCTTATAAATATAGAAGATTATGTAGGTTTTTTTACAAAAATTATGTTTGGATTTGGTTTAGCATTTGAGCTTCCTATATTTGCATACTTTTTAGCCTTACTTGGAATGATTAACGACCGTCAAATGGCAGAGTTTTTTAAATATGCTATCGTAATCATATTTATAGTCGCTGCACTTCTAACACCTCCTGATGTTTTAACTCAACTTCTCATGGCAGGTCCGCTTATAATCCTTTACGGTTTTTCAATACTTATAGTAAGACTGGTAAATCCTGCTCCAAAAGAGGAAGAAAATGAGGATGAAGGCGAAGATGATGAAAGTCTTTCCGAAATACTTGGTTTGGAGGATAAAAAATAG
- the tatB gene encoding Sec-independent protein translocase protein TatB has protein sequence MFGMGFTEILIISVIAILFLGPDKLPSAMVEVAKFFRNAKKTINNVRDSLEEEMNVKDIKEEALAYKKELLKASNELESVTDTSKIGTTLSNLSDDILGDDEDDKTKKEPKKSVKAEKVTFDKKKKKKIEEDNDV, from the coding sequence ATGTTTGGAATGGGTTTTACAGAGATACTCATAATTAGCGTGATTGCAATCCTCTTCTTGGGTCCTGATAAACTACCGTCTGCAATGGTAGAAGTTGCTAAGTTTTTTAGAAATGCAAAAAAAACTATCAATAATGTCAGGGACTCTTTAGAAGAAGAGATGAACGTAAAAGATATAAAAGAAGAAGCACTTGCTTACAAAAAAGAGCTTTTAAAAGCATCTAACGAGCTTGAGAGTGTAACCGACACTTCCAAAATAGGGACAACTCTATCTAATCTAAGCGATGATATTTTAGGTGACGATGAAGATGATAAGACTAAAAAAGAACCTAAAAAAAGTGTAAAAGCCGAAAAAGTCACTTTTGATAAAAAAAAGAAAAAGAAAATAGAAGAAGATAACGATGTTTGA
- a CDS encoding methyl-accepting chemotaxis protein: protein MNNLSIKTKMAILVAIPTIIIAVLLTIKSFDAYQKVNNLDKIEKTTILATKISNMIHNTQKERGASAGFVGSKGAKFSSTLKSIREDTDATKKEMLEYLKTIDLDNYSAAFNTQLQDALDRLSKLEQTRQSVSSLAYNVPQTVGYYTPMNGAFLDTVAFIAKMSRDVDMSRDLNAFINYLYSKERAGIERAVMSGTFAKDSYPKGFYAKFVKLMSEQEAYMGRFLFLATKENSSFYEQTLVGKDVDEVERMREIALEKMNGGFDIDSMYWFNTITNKINLLKKVENHLSDGVIKQIHTLQDKAYNDLIFSILLNIIVIITIFGVGFSLANQLVKKISVFKDELDYIIKNKNFNSHISINGNDEISSIQRAANETISIANSAINEANEALSKAESATKDSQEKLEANRLTLSLTELLNEGAINGVGSVQNGLASNMDSLDKINEKNAQTEVIVGDVKVSTSQMSDSLQNISHKMQESRENSDQLNNSVNEITNVISLIKEISDQTNLLALNAAIEAARAGEHGRGFAVVADEVRKLAERTQKATSEVEVNINLLKQNSSSMQEFSEQMDNEITISLDKLEEFNSNLQNLVDGAKDIQIGNKLISNQMFLNLAKLDHVVFKLNGYDAVFKDDHSFEFSEHTNCRFGKWYVSDGKEVFGHTNAYSKIDAKHKLVHDEVRSVPSYIDDGLIKNADKIIQSFKETEQTSKELFDILDEMGKEA, encoded by the coding sequence ATGAACAACTTATCTATAAAAACAAAAATGGCTATATTGGTAGCAATTCCAACTATAATTATTGCTGTTCTTTTGACTATTAAGAGTTTTGATGCTTACCAGAAAGTAAATAATCTTGATAAAATCGAAAAAACGACCATACTTGCTACAAAAATTTCGAATATGATACACAACACTCAAAAAGAACGGGGAGCGAGTGCAGGATTTGTAGGTTCAAAAGGTGCTAAATTTTCTTCTACTTTAAAAAGTATAAGAGAAGATACCGATGCAACAAAAAAAGAGATGCTGGAGTATCTAAAAACTATTGATTTGGATAACTATTCCGCAGCGTTTAATACTCAGCTTCAAGATGCATTAGATAGATTATCAAAGCTTGAACAAACTAGACAAAGTGTTAGTTCACTTGCTTACAATGTTCCGCAGACAGTTGGTTACTACACGCCTATGAACGGTGCTTTTTTAGACACTGTAGCTTTTATTGCAAAAATGAGCAGGGACGTAGATATGTCAAGGGATTTAAATGCTTTTATCAACTATCTTTATTCAAAAGAAAGAGCGGGAATTGAAAGAGCCGTTATGAGCGGTACTTTTGCAAAAGATTCGTACCCAAAAGGCTTTTATGCGAAATTTGTAAAGCTTATGAGTGAACAAGAAGCATATATGGGTAGGTTTTTATTTTTAGCTACAAAAGAAAACAGCTCATTTTATGAACAAACTTTAGTGGGCAAAGATGTAGATGAAGTTGAGAGAATGAGAGAGATTGCACTGGAGAAAATGAACGGCGGTTTCGATATTGATTCAATGTATTGGTTCAACACGATTACAAACAAAATAAACCTTCTTAAAAAAGTTGAAAACCATCTTAGTGACGGTGTAATTAAACAAATCCATACTTTACAAGACAAGGCATATAACGATCTTATATTTTCTATTTTACTAAATATAATCGTAATCATAACAATTTTTGGTGTTGGATTTTCACTGGCAAATCAACTTGTAAAAAAGATATCGGTATTTAAAGATGAACTTGACTACATTATAAAAAACAAAAATTTTAATTCACATATATCTATAAACGGAAATGATGAGATAAGTTCCATCCAAAGAGCGGCTAATGAAACTATAAGTATTGCAAACTCTGCCATCAATGAGGCTAATGAAGCTTTGAGCAAAGCCGAGAGTGCTACAAAAGATTCACAAGAAAAGCTTGAAGCAAACAGATTAACACTTAGCTTGACCGAACTCCTAAACGAAGGTGCTATAAACGGTGTTGGCAGTGTTCAAAACGGCTTAGCTTCAAATATGGACAGTCTTGATAAAATCAATGAAAAAAATGCACAAACGGAAGTTATAGTCGGAGATGTTAAAGTTTCAACATCGCAAATGAGTGACTCACTGCAAAATATTTCCCATAAGATGCAAGAAAGCAGAGAAAATTCAGATCAGTTAAACAACAGCGTAAATGAAATTACAAATGTAATATCCCTAATTAAAGAGATTTCCGACCAAACAAACCTGCTTGCATTAAACGCCGCTATTGAAGCAGCCCGTGCGGGTGAACACGGTCGCGGTTTCGCCGTAGTTGCAGATGAAGTAAGAAAACTGGCAGAACGCACTCAAAAAGCTACAAGTGAGGTTGAAGTAAATATAAATCTCTTAAAACAAAACTCATCTTCTATGCAAGAGTTTTCTGAACAAATGGACAATGAAATAACTATATCTTTAGATAAACTAGAAGAGTTTAACTCTAACTTGCAAAATCTAGTCGATGGTGCTAAAGATATACAGATAGGAAATAAACTAATCTCTAATCAAATGTTTTTAAACCTTGCAAAACTTGACCATGTAGTATTTAAACTAAACGGTTACGATGCCGTGTTTAAAGATGACCATTCATTTGAATTTAGCGAACACACAAACTGTAGATTCGGTAAATGGTATGTAAGCGACGGGAAAGAAGTATTTGGACACACTAATGCTTATTCTAAGATAGATGCTAAACATAAACTTGTCCATGATGAAGTAAGAAGTGTTCCTTCTTACATAGATGATGGTTTAATAAAAAATGCAGACAAGATAATTCAATCTTTTAAAGAAACGGAACAAACGTCAAAAGAGTTATTTGATATATTGGATGAAATGGGTAAAGAAGCATAA